In Arthrobacter sp. UKPF54-2, the following are encoded in one genomic region:
- a CDS encoding DUF4032 domain-containing protein: MSEDNGAQWHDEPTDYGQIGKLPRYQAASANDDKAVSSSLSITAAATEPELLDLPWHIALEDWPAEYLAALPRGISRHIVRFAHLGGSVIAIKETSEHIARHEYHMLRKLARLDVPCVEPVAVITGRTTPEGRPLNPVLVTRHLKFSMPYRALFSQMLRKDTLTRLIDAQALLLVRLHLIGFYWGDVSLSNTLFRRDAGAFAAYLVDAETGELYPDLSTGQREYDLEIARVNIAGELMDLLDGGLIEEKVDPVATSELIMESYRRLWTELTEKESFEIGERWRVAARIRRLNELGFDVEEYAIKTTQNGSTIQLQPKVVDAGHHQRRLLRLTGLDAQENQARRLLNDMDSFRADNNPGMDEEYSAHLWVSQIFEPIVRSIPRDLSGKLEPAEAVHEILEHRWYMSEKENRHIPLAEAVQSYIDSELRHRRDEAAIMLNPDTELLKILEVETEESRYGDDETIDEYPDADD, encoded by the coding sequence ATGAGCGAGGACAACGGTGCCCAGTGGCACGACGAACCCACTGACTACGGCCAGATCGGCAAACTGCCCCGGTATCAGGCGGCCAGCGCCAATGACGACAAGGCCGTCTCCAGTTCGCTGAGCATCACGGCCGCCGCCACGGAGCCGGAGCTGCTGGACCTGCCCTGGCACATCGCCCTGGAGGACTGGCCGGCGGAATACCTCGCAGCGCTCCCCCGCGGCATCTCCCGGCACATCGTGCGGTTCGCACACCTGGGCGGCTCCGTGATCGCCATCAAGGAGACCTCGGAGCACATCGCCCGGCACGAGTACCACATGCTCCGCAAGCTCGCCCGGCTGGATGTCCCCTGCGTGGAGCCGGTGGCGGTCATCACCGGCCGCACCACGCCCGAGGGCCGGCCGCTGAACCCCGTGCTGGTCACCCGGCATCTGAAGTTCTCCATGCCGTACCGCGCGTTGTTCTCCCAGATGCTGCGCAAAGACACCCTCACGCGCCTGATCGACGCCCAGGCCCTGCTGCTGGTGCGGCTGCACCTGATCGGCTTCTACTGGGGCGATGTGTCCCTCTCCAACACCCTGTTCCGCCGCGACGCCGGCGCTTTCGCCGCCTACCTCGTCGACGCCGAGACCGGTGAGCTGTACCCGGATCTGTCCACGGGCCAGCGCGAGTACGACCTGGAGATTGCCCGGGTCAACATCGCCGGTGAACTGATGGACCTGCTCGACGGCGGGCTCATCGAGGAGAAGGTGGATCCCGTGGCCACCAGCGAGCTGATCATGGAGAGTTACCGGCGGCTCTGGACCGAGCTGACCGAGAAGGAGTCCTTCGAGATCGGCGAGCGCTGGCGCGTGGCCGCCCGCATCCGCCGGCTCAACGAACTTGGCTTCGACGTCGAGGAATACGCCATCAAGACCACCCAGAACGGCTCGACGATCCAGCTGCAGCCCAAGGTCGTCGACGCCGGGCACCACCAGCGCCGGCTGCTGCGCCTGACCGGACTGGACGCCCAGGAGAACCAGGCCAGGCGGCTGCTGAACGACATGGACTCGTTCCGGGCGGACAACAACCCGGGCATGGACGAGGAATACAGCGCCCACCTCTGGGTAAGCCAGATCTTCGAACCGATCGTCCGCTCGATCCCCCGGGACCTGTCCGGGAAGCTGGAGCCAGCGGAAGCCGTGCACGAGATCCTGGAACACCGCTGGTACATGTCCGAGAAGGAGAACCGGCACATCCCGCTGGCCGAGGCCGTGCAGTCGTACATCGACTCCGAGCTGCGGCACCGCCGGGACGAGGCCGCGATCATGCTGAACCCCGACACCGAGCTGCTGAAGATCCTCGAAGTCGAGACCGAGGAATCCCGCTACGGCGACGACGAGACCATCGACGAGTACCCGGACGCTGACGACTAG
- a CDS encoding ABC transporter permease subunit has translation MPETELREGSGPDAAPAIQGAGPTAPGRQRGTSRRRFGPDGTKGTIAKIVLLGLVDAVAVYVLMMLFLSQSWTVLAVSAVVVLAINWIYLRKGGLPAKYLAPGVLFLLVFQVFVVLFSGYIAFTNYGDGHNSTKNDAIAAIQLTAQKRVPDSPAYKAAVLAKDNSFYLLFTAPDGKVSLGSTDAPLKSVNGASKDSTGKANALDGYRTLNFQEIVANQQRILGITVPVSSDPADGTLRTADGSNAYQFKPALKYDAAADTFTDTDTGAVYRDNGKGAFAAESGETLSTGWKIDVGMENFARAFTDPSLRGPLLGVILWTFTFALASVALTFALGLFLAIAFNREDLKGKKVYRILMILPYAFPAFLTGLVWSGILNPEFGWLNQTLLGGASIGWLTHPVLAKISVLVVNLWLGYPYMFLVCTGALQSLPSELDEAARMDGAGPWRVFRSIKLPLLLVSIAPLLISSFAFNFNNFNVIFMLTGGGPRFADTNRDIGATDILITLVYKVAFGQGTGRDYGLASALAIIIFIIVATVSAISFKQTKALEDVNS, from the coding sequence ATGCCAGAAACTGAACTCCGCGAGGGCTCAGGCCCCGACGCCGCGCCGGCCATCCAGGGCGCCGGCCCCACCGCCCCCGGAAGGCAGCGCGGCACCTCCCGCCGCCGTTTCGGCCCGGACGGCACCAAGGGGACCATCGCCAAGATCGTCCTGCTGGGCCTCGTGGATGCCGTGGCCGTCTACGTCCTGATGATGCTGTTCCTCAGCCAGTCCTGGACGGTCCTGGCCGTCTCCGCCGTCGTGGTGCTGGCGATCAACTGGATCTACCTGCGCAAGGGCGGCCTGCCGGCGAAGTACCTCGCGCCCGGCGTGCTGTTCCTGCTGGTCTTCCAAGTTTTTGTCGTCCTGTTCAGCGGTTACATCGCCTTCACCAACTACGGCGACGGCCACAACAGCACCAAGAATGACGCGATCGCGGCCATCCAGCTCACCGCCCAGAAACGCGTCCCGGACTCCCCGGCCTACAAGGCGGCCGTGCTGGCCAAGGACAACTCCTTCTACCTGCTCTTCACCGCCCCGGACGGCAAGGTCTCGCTCGGCAGCACCGACGCCCCGCTGAAAAGCGTCAACGGCGCCAGCAAGGACTCCACCGGCAAGGCCAACGCCCTGGACGGCTACCGCACCCTGAACTTCCAGGAGATCGTGGCCAACCAGCAGCGGATCCTGGGCATCACCGTCCCGGTCTCCTCCGACCCGGCCGACGGCACCCTCCGCACCGCGGACGGCAGCAACGCCTACCAGTTCAAGCCGGCCCTGAAGTACGACGCCGCCGCGGACACCTTCACCGATACCGACACCGGCGCCGTCTACCGCGACAACGGCAAGGGCGCCTTCGCCGCGGAGAGCGGCGAGACGCTGTCCACCGGCTGGAAGATCGACGTCGGCATGGAGAACTTCGCCCGCGCCTTCACCGATCCGAGCCTGCGCGGGCCGCTGCTGGGCGTGATCCTCTGGACCTTCACCTTCGCGCTCGCCTCGGTTGCCCTAACCTTCGCCCTGGGCCTCTTCCTAGCCATCGCGTTCAACCGCGAGGACCTCAAAGGCAAAAAGGTCTACCGGATCCTGATGATCCTGCCCTACGCCTTCCCCGCATTCCTCACCGGGCTCGTCTGGTCCGGCATCCTGAACCCGGAGTTCGGCTGGCTCAACCAGACCCTGCTCGGGGGCGCCTCCATCGGCTGGCTGACCCACCCGGTGCTGGCCAAGATCAGCGTGCTGGTGGTCAACCTCTGGCTCGGCTACCCCTACATGTTCCTCGTCTGCACCGGCGCCCTGCAGTCCCTGCCCAGCGAACTGGACGAGGCTGCCCGGATGGACGGCGCCGGCCCGTGGCGGGTGTTCCGCTCCATCAAGCTGCCGCTGCTGCTGGTCTCAATCGCGCCGCTGCTGATCTCGTCCTTCGCCTTCAACTTCAACAACTTCAACGTGATCTTTATGCTCACCGGCGGCGGCCCGCGCTTCGCGGACACCAACCGGGACATCGGAGCCACCGACATCCTGATCACCCTCGTGTACAAGGTGGCATTCGGACAGGGGACCGGCCGTGACTACGGCCTGGCCAGCGCCCTGGCCATCATCATCTTCATCATCGTGGCCACCGTATCGGCCATCAGCTTCAAGCAGACCAAGGCACTCGAGGACGTGAACTCATGA
- a CDS encoding maltose ABC transporter substrate-binding protein, with the protein MKVQNTLTTGTSRRVFTAGALSVAAALALSACGGAATTAPATATAKPDLKSAGAATITMWVDAERSPALKDITAKFQADTGIEVKLVVKDFAAVRDDFITQVPTGKGPDLIVGPHDWVGKFVQNGVIAPVELGDKKASFQDSSIKAMTYNGSVYGVPYAIENIALLRNTAIVSDTAKTMDEVIANGKKAVADGKAKFPFLVGMDPKQGDPYHLYPLQSSMGSQVFGKASDGGYDPKQLLIGDAAGVEFAKKLAAWGDAGEKIINSNITGDIAKEKFLAGESPYFLTGPWNVPDVQKKGIKFAVDALPTTGGQPAQPFIGVNGFFISAKSANALATNEFVTNYLTSEAAQDSMYKAGGRPPALKASFEKAASDPVVAAFGKIGATGVPMPAIPEMSAVWADWGATELALIKGQGDPAADWAKMAASIKTKIGG; encoded by the coding sequence ATGAAGGTGCAGAACACCCTCACAACCGGGACCAGCCGCCGGGTCTTCACGGCGGGCGCGCTCTCCGTGGCCGCGGCGCTGGCACTGAGCGCCTGCGGCGGAGCGGCAACCACCGCCCCGGCCACGGCCACCGCGAAGCCGGACCTCAAGTCCGCCGGCGCAGCCACGATCACCATGTGGGTCGACGCCGAGCGCTCGCCCGCACTGAAGGACATCACCGCGAAGTTCCAGGCTGACACCGGAATCGAAGTAAAGCTCGTGGTCAAGGACTTCGCGGCAGTCCGCGACGACTTCATCACCCAGGTCCCCACCGGCAAGGGCCCGGACCTGATCGTCGGCCCGCACGACTGGGTAGGCAAGTTCGTCCAGAACGGCGTGATCGCACCCGTCGAGCTCGGCGACAAGAAGGCCTCCTTCCAGGATTCCTCCATCAAGGCCATGACCTACAACGGCTCGGTCTACGGCGTTCCCTACGCGATCGAGAACATCGCGCTGCTGCGCAACACCGCGATTGTCTCCGACACGGCCAAGACCATGGACGAGGTCATCGCCAACGGCAAGAAGGCCGTCGCCGACGGCAAGGCCAAGTTCCCGTTCCTCGTCGGAATGGACCCGAAGCAGGGCGACCCGTACCACCTGTACCCGCTGCAGTCCTCCATGGGCTCGCAGGTCTTCGGCAAGGCCTCCGACGGCGGCTACGACCCGAAGCAACTCCTGATCGGCGACGCCGCCGGCGTCGAGTTCGCCAAGAAGCTGGCCGCCTGGGGCGACGCCGGTGAGAAGATCATCAACTCCAACATCACCGGTGACATCGCCAAGGAGAAGTTCCTGGCCGGCGAATCCCCGTACTTCCTGACCGGCCCGTGGAATGTCCCGGACGTGCAGAAGAAGGGCATCAAGTTCGCCGTGGACGCACTGCCGACCACGGGCGGCCAGCCTGCCCAGCCGTTCATCGGTGTTAACGGCTTCTTCATCAGCGCCAAGAGCGCCAACGCCCTGGCCACCAACGAGTTCGTGACCAACTACCTCACCTCCGAGGCAGCCCAGGACTCCATGTACAAGGCAGGCGGCCGCCCGCCGGCGCTGAAGGCTTCCTTCGAGAAGGCTGCAAGCGACCCGGTTGTGGCAGCATTCGGCAAGATCGGCGCCACCGGCGTCCCGATGCCGGCCATCCCGGAAATGAGCGCGGTTTGGGCTGACTGGGGAGCCACCGAGCTCGCCCTCATCAAGGGCCAGGGCGACCCCGCCGCTGACTGGGCCAAGATGGCAGCCAGCATCAAGACCAAAATCGGGGGCTAG
- a CDS encoding glycoside hydrolase family 13 protein: protein MPAAHPAGPLPHHDGSGLHAPQSVELGEAARLRLRIPEAWGRASRVWLRSVHDGEPRYTAAAALGAADGWAWWEAELAVTNPVARYRFLIEAGQQYWSLNAQGLYSRDVSDYADFRLTTYPAAPQWLRRGTMYQVFPDRFARSSAGQNSAAAHPAPDWAVPCDWDTTAVQGASAQTPLQFYGGDLHGITEHLDHIQGLGADIIYLTPFFPARSNHRYDAATFTTVDPLLGGDEALVELVEAAHTRGLKVMGDLTANHSGDAHEWFQRALADPGSEEAGYYYFSADHSSYEAWYGVPSLPKFNWASAGLREKFVLDDDSPVARWLRPPFNLDGWRIDVGNMTGRLGATDLNHEVARLIAERVRAINPDAALLAEATNDAAPDFSGEHWHGAMTYSNFTRPLWAWLSGDAGHVNFFGTPLAGPNRIDAEDFLATHQDLAAAFSWDVRQQNMNALNSHDTARAATVMIDGGQQLGAVLMFTLPGVPVVFAGDEFGLKGDNGEFSRTPMPWNDPARVLADLRGPYTALAALRRDQPALTGGGIRWLYAQGDVLAFIRETSDSAVLVMVARAAVDVHLAAGLLSDRQLAALTLPPAFAAGDIEAGHSAAEHSGAGASFRTGGPAAAAWVLPGVTLPAP, encoded by the coding sequence ATGCCCGCGGCGCACCCGGCGGGGCCGCTTCCGCACCACGACGGCTCGGGGCTGCACGCCCCGCAGAGCGTGGAACTCGGGGAAGCGGCCCGGCTCCGGCTCCGTATCCCCGAGGCGTGGGGGCGCGCGAGCCGGGTCTGGCTCCGCTCCGTGCACGACGGCGAACCCCGCTACACCGCCGCGGCGGCCCTCGGCGCGGCAGACGGCTGGGCCTGGTGGGAGGCCGAGCTGGCCGTCACCAACCCGGTGGCCCGCTACCGCTTCCTGATCGAGGCCGGCCAGCAGTACTGGAGCCTCAACGCCCAGGGCCTTTACAGCCGGGACGTCTCCGACTACGCCGACTTCCGGCTGACAACCTACCCGGCCGCCCCGCAGTGGCTGCGCCGGGGCACGATGTACCAGGTCTTCCCGGACCGCTTCGCCCGCTCGTCCGCCGGACAAAACTCGGCCGCGGCACACCCGGCCCCGGACTGGGCCGTGCCCTGCGACTGGGACACCACCGCCGTGCAGGGCGCCTCCGCGCAGACGCCCTTGCAGTTCTACGGCGGCGACCTGCACGGCATCACCGAACACCTGGACCATATCCAGGGGCTCGGGGCGGACATCATCTACCTCACGCCCTTCTTCCCGGCGCGCTCCAACCACCGATACGACGCCGCCACGTTCACCACGGTGGACCCGCTGCTCGGCGGCGACGAAGCCCTGGTGGAGCTCGTCGAAGCAGCCCACACCCGCGGCCTGAAGGTGATGGGGGACCTGACCGCCAACCACTCCGGTGACGCCCATGAGTGGTTCCAGCGGGCCCTCGCCGACCCCGGCTCCGAGGAGGCGGGCTACTACTACTTCAGCGCGGACCACAGCAGCTACGAGGCCTGGTACGGAGTACCCTCCCTGCCCAAGTTCAACTGGGCCTCGGCCGGCCTGCGGGAGAAGTTCGTGCTCGACGACGATTCCCCTGTGGCGCGCTGGCTCCGCCCGCCGTTCAACCTGGACGGCTGGCGGATCGACGTCGGCAACATGACCGGGCGGCTGGGAGCGACCGACCTCAACCACGAGGTGGCCCGGCTGATCGCGGAGCGGGTCCGCGCGATCAACCCGGACGCGGCGCTGCTGGCGGAGGCCACCAACGACGCCGCACCGGACTTCAGCGGCGAGCACTGGCACGGCGCCATGACCTACTCCAACTTCACCCGCCCGCTGTGGGCCTGGCTCTCCGGCGACGCCGGGCACGTCAACTTTTTCGGCACACCCCTGGCCGGTCCGAACCGGATTGACGCGGAGGATTTCCTCGCCACCCACCAGGACCTGGCCGCCGCCTTCAGCTGGGACGTCCGGCAGCAGAACATGAACGCCCTAAACAGCCACGACACCGCCCGGGCCGCCACCGTGATGATCGACGGCGGCCAGCAGCTCGGTGCGGTGCTGATGTTCACGCTGCCCGGGGTGCCGGTGGTGTTCGCCGGCGACGAGTTCGGGCTCAAGGGCGACAACGGGGAGTTCTCCCGGACCCCCATGCCCTGGAACGACCCCGCCCGGGTCCTGGCCGATCTCCGCGGCCCCTACACCGCACTCGCCGCGCTGCGCCGGGACCAGCCGGCGCTCACCGGCGGCGGCATCCGCTGGCTGTACGCGCAGGGGGACGTGCTGGCCTTCATCCGGGAAACCTCGGACAGCGCCGTGCTGGTGATGGTGGCCCGCGCCGCCGTGGACGTGCACCTCGCCGCGGGCCTGCTCTCCGACCGCCAGCTGGCTGCCCTCACCCTGCCGCCGGCCTTCGCCGCAGGGGACATCGAGGCCGGACACTCCGCTGCGGAGCACTCCGGCGCCGGCGCGAGCTTCCGCACCGGCGGCCCGGCGGCCGCCGCCTGGGTGCTCCCCGGGGTCACCCTGCCGGCACCCTAG
- a CDS encoding FAD-binding oxidoreductase: protein MRGIVEELTSALGADKVVVDEASLAGYAVDQAPVLDYQLPQAVVLAESVDDVQAAVRACAARRVPLVARGAGTGVSGGAHASEGCVVLSLEKMNRILDLNPDDETAVVEPGVINADLNAAAAVHGLMYAPDPASYRISTIGGNVATNAGGLRCAKYGVTRDSVLALDVVLADGSLIHTGHQTFKGVAGYDLTGLFVGSEGTLGIVVGVTVRLKYLPREVHTIAAFYPDFRSAAAGVLAVGRARVQPAIMELLDGGTLAQLDAIHGSDLASRGASLLLIQTDGFGAAAEAAAIRPLLTAGGAVVTMEANAEAEQLVELRRNSRGVEVDDEFRVGEDVAVPRSRLVDYVEELEAMAARHKVKLKVVAHAGDGNLHPTFWVDRTGDGVDAAAMERLGAALDDSVTVALAMGGTITGEHGVGQYKLRWLGLEQKEPVRELQRRVKELFDPAGILNPGKAI, encoded by the coding sequence ATGCGCGGCATTGTTGAGGAGCTGACATCCGCCCTCGGAGCGGACAAGGTCGTGGTGGACGAGGCCTCCCTCGCCGGCTACGCCGTCGACCAAGCCCCCGTGCTGGACTACCAGCTCCCGCAGGCCGTGGTCCTCGCCGAATCCGTAGACGACGTCCAGGCCGCCGTCCGGGCGTGCGCCGCCCGCCGGGTGCCGCTGGTGGCCCGCGGGGCCGGCACGGGAGTGTCCGGCGGCGCCCACGCCAGCGAGGGGTGTGTGGTGCTCAGCCTGGAGAAGATGAACCGCATCCTGGACCTCAACCCGGACGACGAGACCGCCGTCGTCGAACCCGGGGTCATCAACGCGGACCTCAACGCAGCCGCCGCCGTGCACGGGCTGATGTACGCCCCGGATCCGGCGAGCTACAGGATTTCCACCATCGGCGGCAACGTCGCCACCAACGCCGGCGGGCTGCGCTGCGCGAAATACGGGGTGACACGGGACTCGGTCCTGGCGCTCGACGTCGTGCTCGCGGACGGTTCACTCATCCACACCGGCCACCAGACCTTCAAGGGCGTGGCCGGCTACGACCTCACGGGGCTTTTCGTGGGATCGGAGGGAACCCTGGGGATCGTCGTCGGGGTCACGGTGCGGCTCAAGTACCTGCCGCGGGAGGTGCACACGATCGCCGCGTTCTACCCGGACTTCCGCAGCGCCGCCGCAGGCGTCCTCGCCGTGGGCCGGGCCCGCGTGCAGCCGGCCATCATGGAACTGCTCGACGGCGGAACGCTGGCCCAGCTCGATGCGATCCATGGATCGGACCTGGCCTCGCGCGGAGCCTCGTTGCTGCTGATCCAGACGGACGGCTTCGGCGCCGCCGCCGAGGCCGCAGCGATCCGGCCGCTGCTCACCGCCGGCGGGGCCGTGGTGACCATGGAGGCGAACGCGGAAGCAGAACAGCTGGTGGAACTGCGCCGCAACAGCCGCGGCGTGGAGGTCGACGACGAATTCCGGGTGGGCGAGGACGTCGCCGTGCCGCGCTCCCGGCTGGTGGACTACGTCGAGGAGCTCGAGGCCATGGCCGCGCGGCATAAGGTCAAGCTCAAGGTGGTGGCGCACGCCGGCGACGGCAACCTGCACCCCACCTTCTGGGTGGACCGGACCGGGGACGGGGTGGACGCCGCGGCCATGGAGCGGCTCGGCGCCGCCTTGGACGACTCCGTCACGGTGGCTCTCGCGATGGGCGGCACCATCACGGGAGAGCACGGCGTGGGCCAGTACAAGCTGCGCTGGCTGGGCCTGGAGCAGAAGGAACCGGTGCGCGAACTGCAGCGCCGGGTCAAGGAGCTCTTCGACCCGGCCGGCATCCTGAACCCAGGCAAGGCGATTTAG
- a CDS encoding glycoside hydrolase family 13 protein: MSVDSVLSALASPLTLVHAADQTPGWWRSAVIYQVYPRSFRDLNGDGVGDLAGITAELHQLAELDIDAVWLSPFYRSPQRDAGYDVSDYCDVDPLFGSLADFDAMMAEATRLGLRLIVDLVPNHCSDQHTAFQAALAAPADSPERDMFIFRDGLGDAGELPPNNWQSHFGGPAWTRITEPDGTPGQWYLHLFDTSQPDFNWDNDAVHAEFERVLRFWLDRGVSGFRVDVAHALVKAPGLPEWGGRADGNSSHGFPGHEAPMFGQPALHDIYRTWRRILAEYGPDRILCAEANVDPLPRLADWVRPDEMHQAFNFPYLHAGLDVHRMRGVITDSLTALDAVGAPSTWVLSNHDVVRHATRFGYNGPAPRDGDGIGPADMQPDEELGRSRAAAASMFMLGLPGGAYLYQGEELGLPDGIDIPDHQRQDPTFGRTGGERLGRDGCRVPLPWRSGEAHAGFGAGADPWLPQPESFAGLARDAQAGSPSSHLSLYRRMLGLRRELGLGGGSLAWLEDWCTDTSLAFLNGTTAVLMNVGPDSLELPAGEVLLRSSASSESEGTAHRLSSGETVWLDIYIEDTER, encoded by the coding sequence ATGTCCGTTGATTCAGTCCTCTCCGCCCTGGCCAGCCCCTTGACCCTGGTGCATGCCGCAGACCAGACCCCCGGCTGGTGGCGCTCCGCCGTCATCTACCAGGTGTACCCGCGTTCTTTCCGGGACCTGAACGGCGACGGCGTCGGCGATCTGGCGGGCATTACCGCCGAACTGCACCAGCTCGCGGAGCTGGACATCGACGCCGTCTGGCTCTCCCCGTTCTACCGTTCGCCGCAGCGCGACGCCGGCTACGACGTCAGCGACTACTGCGACGTCGATCCCCTGTTCGGCAGCCTGGCCGACTTCGACGCCATGATGGCCGAGGCCACCCGGCTCGGCCTGCGGCTGATCGTCGACCTGGTGCCGAACCACTGCTCGGACCAGCACACCGCTTTCCAGGCCGCGCTGGCCGCCCCCGCGGACAGCCCGGAACGGGACATGTTCATCTTCCGCGACGGCCTTGGCGACGCCGGCGAGCTGCCGCCCAACAACTGGCAGTCGCACTTCGGCGGTCCGGCCTGGACCCGCATCACCGAGCCGGACGGCACCCCCGGCCAGTGGTACCTGCACCTTTTCGACACCTCCCAGCCCGATTTCAACTGGGACAACGACGCCGTCCACGCCGAGTTCGAGCGCGTCCTGCGCTTCTGGCTGGATCGTGGGGTCTCCGGCTTCCGCGTCGACGTGGCGCACGCCCTCGTCAAGGCCCCGGGCCTGCCCGAGTGGGGCGGCCGCGCGGACGGCAACAGCTCGCACGGCTTCCCCGGGCACGAGGCCCCGATGTTCGGCCAGCCCGCGCTGCACGACATCTACCGGACCTGGCGCCGGATCCTGGCCGAATACGGACCCGACCGCATCCTCTGCGCCGAGGCCAACGTGGACCCGCTCCCCCGGCTCGCCGACTGGGTCCGCCCGGACGAGATGCACCAGGCCTTCAACTTCCCGTACCTGCACGCAGGCCTGGACGTGCACCGCATGCGCGGCGTCATCACCGACTCGCTCACCGCCCTGGACGCCGTCGGCGCGCCCAGCACCTGGGTGCTGTCCAACCACGACGTCGTCCGGCACGCCACCCGCTTCGGCTACAACGGTCCGGCGCCCCGCGACGGCGACGGCATCGGCCCCGCCGACATGCAGCCGGACGAGGAGCTCGGACGCTCCCGCGCGGCCGCGGCCTCGATGTTCATGCTGGGCCTGCCCGGCGGCGCCTACCTGTACCAGGGCGAGGAACTCGGGCTGCCGGACGGCATCGACATCCCCGACCACCAGCGCCAGGATCCCACCTTCGGGCGGACCGGCGGCGAGCGGCTGGGCCGGGACGGCTGCCGGGTTCCGCTGCCGTGGCGCTCCGGCGAGGCCCACGCGGGCTTCGGCGCCGGAGCCGACCCGTGGCTGCCGCAGCCGGAGAGCTTCGCCGGGCTGGCCCGCGACGCGCAGGCCGGGTCGCCGTCGTCGCACCTGAGCCTGTACCGGCGCATGCTGGGGCTGCGGCGCGAGCTCGGCCTCGGCGGGGGCTCCCTCGCCTGGCTTGAGGACTGGTGCACGGACACGTCGCTGGCCTTCCTCAACGGCACCACCGCGGTCCTGATGAACGTCGGCCCGGATTCCCTCGAACTGCCCGCCGGCGAGGTGCTGCTTCGCAGCTCCGCGTCATCCGAATCGGAGGGCACTGCCCATCGGTTAAGCTCAGGTGAAACGGTTTGGCTGGATATCTACATCGAGGACACGGAGCGCTGA
- a CDS encoding sugar ABC transporter permease, producing the protein MNGSAPRTAPAAPTTDHPTAAGGTTDVDYLKSLHRRRPFGAWFKDKGWRHVVGIIVTIFAIFPLLYVLSAALNSTGTLVGSNALFSKIDFGNFAALFDIPSRPFARWFLNTLVVGGVTSVATVFLGAMAAYAFSRMRFTGRRVGLLSLLLLQMFPQLLAVVAIFLLLSGISEVIPALGLGSQLGLIMVYLGGALGVNTYLMYGFFNTVPQSLDEAAKIDGASHTQIFFGIIMRLVTPILAVVGLLTYISISGEFVIASVVLTDPDSQTLAVGLYSFVAQQRSENWGVFAAGAVISALPVMALFLFLQRYIVSGLTAGSVKG; encoded by the coding sequence ATGAACGGGTCAGCACCGCGCACCGCTCCGGCGGCACCCACCACGGACCACCCGACCGCGGCCGGCGGCACCACCGACGTCGACTACCTCAAGTCCCTGCACCGCCGCCGCCCGTTCGGGGCCTGGTTCAAGGACAAAGGCTGGCGCCACGTGGTCGGCATCATCGTCACCATCTTCGCCATCTTCCCGCTGCTGTACGTGCTCTCGGCGGCCCTGAACTCCACCGGCACCCTGGTGGGCTCCAACGCCCTGTTCAGCAAGATCGACTTCGGCAACTTCGCGGCGCTGTTCGACATCCCGTCGCGGCCGTTTGCCCGCTGGTTCCTCAACACCCTGGTGGTGGGCGGCGTGACCTCCGTGGCCACGGTGTTCCTCGGCGCCATGGCGGCATACGCCTTCTCCCGGATGCGCTTCACCGGCCGCCGCGTGGGCCTGCTGAGCCTGCTGCTGCTCCAGATGTTCCCGCAGCTGCTGGCCGTCGTGGCCATCTTCCTGCTGCTCAGCGGTATCTCCGAGGTCATCCCGGCGCTGGGCCTGGGCAGCCAGCTGGGCCTGATCATGGTCTACCTGGGCGGCGCCCTGGGCGTGAACACCTACCTGATGTACGGCTTCTTCAACACCGTGCCGCAGTCCCTGGACGAGGCCGCCAAGATCGACGGCGCCAGCCACACCCAGATCTTCTTCGGCATCATCATGCGCCTGGTCACCCCCATCCTGGCGGTCGTGGGGCTGCTGACCTACATCTCCATCTCCGGCGAATTCGTCATCGCGTCCGTGGTGCTCACCGACCCGGACAGCCAGACCCTGGCCGTCGGGCTCTACTCGTTCGTCGCGCAGCAGCGTTCTGAAAACTGGGGTGTCTTCGCGGCCGGTGCGGTGATCTCCGCCCTGCCGGTGATGGCCCTGTTTCTCTTCCTGCAGCGCTACATCGTCAGCGGCCTGACGGCGGGCTCGGTGAAGGGCTAG